Proteins encoded in a region of the Puniceibacterium sp. IMCC21224 genome:
- a CDS encoding heme-binding protein: MAGISLRRARTMIRKTLETGREMGLKPLSVVVLDAGGHVQAFEREDGASPGRFAIAHGKAYGAVMLGMPGTAQMQRAEAQAYFIAAAGAALGGQMIPVPGGVLVRDTKGTVLGALGVTGDTSDNDAAAAKSGIESAGLIADI, encoded by the coding sequence ATGGCAGGGATTTCCCTGAGACGGGCGCGGACAATGATCCGCAAGACGCTTGAGACCGGGCGCGAAATGGGGCTCAAACCGCTTTCGGTTGTGGTGCTGGATGCGGGCGGCCATGTGCAGGCGTTCGAGCGTGAAGATGGCGCAAGCCCGGGCCGTTTTGCCATTGCCCATGGTAAGGCCTATGGCGCGGTCATGCTGGGCATGCCCGGCACGGCGCAGATGCAACGCGCCGAGGCGCAGGCCTATTTCATCGCGGCCGCCGGCGCTGCGCTGGGGGGGCAGATGATCCCGGTTCCGGGCGGCGTGCTGGTGCGCGATACCAAGGGAACGGTTCTGGGTGCGCTGGGCGTCACCGGCGATACGTCTGATAATGACGCAGCTGCGGCAAAATCAGGCATCGAATCCGCTGGATTGATTGCAGATATATGA
- a CDS encoding lysophospholipid acyltransferase family protein — MQERLDPLIQERAPWLFSARPGVAQARRMLNAVLGYEKTVTLATAFRDLPPDAIMAALGQLLARDVEVAGLSHIPRHGAALVVANHPTGIADGIILHHLLAPLRPDAYYFANHDILRVLPQMADMIAPVEWRQDKRSHGKTRETMAYTRQATQDGRIGVIFPSGRLAKRRGLSLHERPWMPSAAMLARKFDLPVIPVNIRARNSVLFYLFDLIHPTLRDITLFHETLNKHRQPFRLTVGEPISASALPARSEDGIDLLRRATLALGGHRAPAVSLVDSTRRPTWLRT, encoded by the coding sequence ATGCAAGAACGTCTCGACCCTTTGATTCAGGAACGCGCGCCGTGGCTGTTTTCGGCTCGGCCCGGTGTGGCGCAGGCGCGCCGGATGCTGAATGCTGTTCTGGGGTACGAGAAGACTGTTACGCTGGCCACTGCATTTCGGGATTTACCCCCCGATGCGATCATGGCGGCGTTGGGTCAGCTGTTGGCGCGCGACGTTGAGGTCGCGGGGCTGTCCCACATTCCAAGGCACGGTGCGGCGCTGGTGGTGGCAAACCACCCCACCGGCATCGCTGATGGCATCATCCTGCACCACCTGCTGGCGCCTCTGCGGCCCGATGCCTATTACTTTGCCAACCACGACATCTTGCGGGTCTTGCCTCAGATGGCGGATATGATTGCGCCGGTCGAATGGCGGCAGGACAAACGCAGCCACGGCAAAACCCGCGAAACGATGGCCTATACCCGACAGGCGACACAGGATGGTCGGATCGGGGTGATCTTTCCGTCGGGTCGTTTGGCAAAACGCCGCGGACTCAGCCTGCATGAACGGCCCTGGATGCCCTCAGCGGCGATGCTGGCACGCAAGTTCGATCTGCCAGTGATTCCGGTGAACATCCGGGCGCGCAATTCGGTGCTGTTCTATCTCTTTGACCTGATCCACCCGACACTGCGCGACATCACCCTGTTTCACGAGACACTGAACAAACACCGTCAGCCGTTTCGCCTCACGGTTGGCGAACCGATATCGGCAAGCGCGCTTCCCGCCCGCTCAGAAGACGGTATCGACCTGCTGCGCCGCGCCACTCTGGCGCTGGGAGGGCACCGCGCTCCGGCTGTGTCTCTGGTGGACAGCACCCGGCGGCCGACCTGGCTGCGAACCTGA
- a CDS encoding malate synthase G has protein sequence MSPRTTRAELQVDDILCRFIEDSALPGTGIAADTFWAAFSTLIHDFGPRNRALLDTRETIQGQIDAWHVQHRNQPHDHEAYKTFLSEIGYLLPEGDAFEIDTANVDPEIATVPGPQLVVPITNARYALNAANARWGSLYDGFYGTDAMGSAAPKGGYDKGRGARVVARARVFLDEAFPIEGGSHADARRYHIHNGALLVDDMPLTDPSKFIGYRGHPRAPEALLLRNNALHVELIFDRTHRIGARDQAGLADVRLESAISAIMDCEDSVACVDAEDKAQAYGNWLGLMKGDLSETFEKGGESLTRALNPDLVYTAPDGAGEVTIKGRALMLVRNVGHLMTNPAILDRNGNEAFEGLMDGMITTLIAMHDLQREGGNSVKGSVYVVKPKMHGPEEVAFADETFTFVEKALGLPQNTVKLGIMDEERRTSVNLKQCIRAAKSRVAFINTGFLDRTGDEIHTSMEAGPFSRKDFIKRKAWIGGYENLNVDIGLECGLSGKAQIGKGMWAMPDLMAAMIETKIEHPKAGANCAWVPSPTAATLHALHYHKVDVFGVQARLRAGGRRAHVDTILEIPMAAYQKWSDAQISREVENNAQGILGYVVRWIDQGVGCSKVPDMNNVGLMEDRATCRISAQHIANWLHHDVVSQDDVMEIMRKMADVVDQQNAGDPLYRPMAPGFDGIAFQAACDLVFKGRVQPSGYTEPVLHARRLELKSA, from the coding sequence ATGTCACCCCGTACCACTCGCGCCGAATTGCAGGTTGATGACATCCTGTGCCGTTTCATCGAGGATTCGGCGTTGCCCGGCACCGGGATTGCTGCCGATACGTTCTGGGCCGCCTTTTCCACGCTGATCCACGACTTTGGCCCGCGCAACCGCGCCCTTCTGGACACGCGTGAGACGATCCAGGGTCAGATTGATGCCTGGCACGTGCAGCACCGCAACCAGCCGCATGATCACGAGGCGTACAAGACGTTTCTGTCCGAGATCGGTTATCTTCTGCCCGAAGGGGATGCGTTCGAAATCGACACAGCCAATGTAGACCCCGAGATTGCCACGGTTCCCGGTCCGCAGCTTGTCGTGCCGATCACCAATGCGCGCTACGCGCTGAATGCGGCAAATGCCCGCTGGGGATCGCTGTATGACGGGTTCTATGGCACCGATGCCATGGGCTCCGCAGCGCCAAAAGGCGGCTATGACAAGGGGCGTGGTGCCCGTGTTGTCGCCCGCGCCCGCGTCTTTCTGGACGAAGCGTTCCCGATCGAGGGCGGATCTCATGCGGATGCGCGCCGCTACCACATCCACAACGGCGCGCTTCTGGTGGATGATATGCCGTTGACCGATCCGTCGAAATTCATCGGCTATCGGGGCCATCCCCGCGCGCCCGAAGCGCTGCTGTTGCGCAACAACGCGCTGCATGTTGAGCTGATCTTTGACCGCACCCACCGGATTGGCGCGCGCGATCAGGCCGGGCTGGCCGATGTACGGCTGGAAAGCGCGATCTCGGCCATCATGGATTGCGAAGATTCGGTCGCTTGCGTCGATGCCGAGGACAAGGCCCAAGCTTATGGCAACTGGCTGGGCCTGATGAAGGGCGACCTGTCTGAGACATTCGAGAAGGGCGGCGAGTCGCTGACACGCGCACTGAACCCGGATCTGGTTTACACTGCGCCGGATGGTGCGGGTGAGGTCACGATCAAGGGCCGCGCCTTGATGCTGGTGCGCAATGTCGGCCATCTGATGACCAATCCCGCGATCCTAGACCGTAACGGCAACGAGGCGTTCGAGGGGCTGATGGATGGGATGATCACCACGCTCATCGCGATGCACGACCTGCAACGCGAAGGCGGCAATTCGGTCAAGGGATCGGTCTATGTCGTCAAGCCCAAGATGCACGGCCCCGAAGAAGTGGCCTTTGCCGATGAGACATTCACGTTTGTCGAAAAGGCGCTGGGCCTGCCGCAGAACACCGTCAAACTGGGCATCATGGACGAAGAGCGGCGCACCTCGGTCAACCTGAAACAATGCATCCGCGCTGCAAAAAGCCGCGTTGCCTTTATCAACACCGGGTTTTTGGACCGCACCGGGGATGAAATCCACACCTCGATGGAGGCCGGTCCGTTCAGCCGCAAGGATTTCATCAAGCGCAAGGCCTGGATCGGCGGCTATGAGAACCTCAATGTTGATATCGGTCTGGAATGCGGCCTGTCCGGCAAGGCACAGATTGGCAAGGGCATGTGGGCTATGCCGGATCTGATGGCGGCAATGATCGAAACCAAGATCGAACACCCCAAGGCTGGGGCGAACTGCGCCTGGGTGCCGTCACCAACGGCCGCCACGCTGCATGCGTTGCATTATCACAAGGTCGATGTGTTTGGGGTACAGGCGCGGTTGCGCGCTGGTGGGCGCCGGGCGCATGTGGACACCATCCTCGAAATCCCGATGGCCGCCTACCAGAAATGGAGCGACGCCCAGATCAGCCGTGAGGTCGAAAACAATGCCCAAGGTATCCTGGGCTATGTTGTGCGCTGGATTGATCAGGGCGTCGGGTGTTCCAAGGTGCCTGACATGAACAATGTCGGCTTGATGGAGGACCGTGCCACCTGCCGGATCAGTGCGCAACACATTGCCAACTGGTTGCACCACGATGTGGTGAGTCAGGATGACGTCATGGAGATCATGCGCAAAATGGCGGATGTGGTGGATCAGCAGAATGCTGGCGATCCGCTCTATCGCCCTATGGCACCCGGGTTCGACGGCATCGCCTTTCAGGCTGCCTGCGATCTGGTGTTCAAAGGTCGGGTGCAGCCGTCGGGCTATACCGAGCCGGTTTTACATGCGCGTCGTCTGGAACTGAAATCCGCCTGA
- a CDS encoding SDR family oxidoreductase, whose protein sequence is MSRILLITGGSAGIGAAVARMAARRGYSRIVITCSQDVTGAESVAADLRSTGAEAHVIQADVSDPAAVKRMFAIIDSLPPGPLDLVNNAGIVSPQGGIADLTPDRVARVMAVNVLGAIDVARHAVAYMRKHQGGGIVNISSAAARLGSPGQYIDYAASKGAIESFTLGLASELADEGIRVNAVRPGLIATDIHAKGGVPDRLAQIGHTPPLGRPGTADEVAEGVLWLLSDAASYVTRTILDVTGGR, encoded by the coding sequence ATGAGCCGCATCCTGCTGATCACCGGCGGCAGCGCCGGGATCGGCGCAGCTGTGGCGCGTATGGCGGCACGGCGGGGATACTCCCGGATCGTCATTACCTGTTCGCAGGATGTCACCGGGGCCGAATCGGTTGCCGCAGACCTGCGCAGCACCGGCGCCGAGGCGCATGTGATTCAGGCCGATGTGTCCGACCCGGCTGCGGTCAAGAGGATGTTCGCCATCATAGACTCCCTGCCGCCCGGCCCGCTGGATCTGGTCAACAACGCCGGCATCGTGTCGCCGCAAGGCGGGATCGCCGATCTCACGCCGGACCGGGTGGCCCGCGTCATGGCGGTCAACGTGTTGGGGGCCATCGACGTGGCGCGCCATGCGGTGGCCTATATGCGCAAACATCAGGGCGGAGGCATCGTCAACATCTCATCCGCCGCAGCGCGTCTGGGCAGCCCCGGCCAGTATATCGACTATGCCGCGTCCAAAGGTGCCATCGAGAGCTTTACCCTGGGGCTGGCCAGCGAACTGGCGGACGAAGGCATCCGGGTCAACGCAGTGCGCCCCGGTCTGATCGCCACGGATATCCACGCCAAAGGGGGTGTGCCTGACCGGCTTGCGCAGATTGGGCACACGCCGCCGCTGGGTCGCCCGGGCACCGCGGACGAGGTGGCCGAGGGCGTATTGTGGTTGCTGTCAGACGCTGCGTCCTATGTCACGCGCACGATTCTGGACGTGACGGGCGGACGGTGA
- the pepN gene encoding aminopeptidase N, whose amino-acid sequence MKDAAAEMTQETIYLEDYTPFGFVVEEVHLTFLLDPGATRVKSKISFAPNPDATDKTFFLHGEDLKLISAKINGKPVTADVTAQGLTCSVPTKPFVWESEVEIAPDKNTALEGLYMSNGMYCTQCEAEGFRKITYYPDRPDVMSTFTVRIEGPHNVLLSNGNPEKSGKNWAEWHDPWPKPSYLFALVAGELVNFPGSFRTCSGNKVELNIWVRPGDENKCAFGMEALKKSMRWDEEVYGREYDLDVFNIVAVDDFNMGAMENKGLNVFNSSCVLASPETSTDANFERIEAIIAHEYFHNWTGNRITCRDWFQLCLKEGLTVFRDSQFTSDMRSAPVKRIGDVMDLRGRQFPEDQGPLSHPVRPESFQEINNFYTATVYEKGAEVIGMLKRLVGDEGYAEALELYFARHDGQACTIENWLKVFEDVTGRDLSQFKRWYSQSGTPRLAVDEAYADGTYTLTFRQKTPPTPGQDEKLPQVLPIAVGLLNDNGDEVVETTLLEMTEAEQSFEFKGLSGKPVPSILRGFSAPVVLERASTHAERAFLLAHDTDPFNRWEVSYNLARDGLVAMVRDGAGPDLAWIDALAQVIRDDTLDPAFRELMLNGPSQSELAQVLFEAGTTPDPDAIWQASETLKQAMAERWSAFLPSLAEAAKVTDDYTPDAEQVGKRALGAAVLSLQTRLDGGAAAQAQFSGADNMTLQLSALSCLIRAGQETDALAAFEEQWQGDRLVMDKWFGLQIGATAPVNAAARAEALTGHAAFDWKNPNRFRAVFGALAMNHAGFHRKDGKGYALLADALIRLDAMNPQTTARMCSAFQTWRRYDADRQALMQAALERIAGQPNLSRDTTEMVSRILG is encoded by the coding sequence ATGAAAGATGCCGCCGCCGAGATGACGCAAGAAACGATCTATCTCGAGGATTACACGCCTTTCGGCTTTGTCGTCGAAGAGGTCCACCTGACCTTTCTGCTCGATCCCGGCGCGACGCGGGTCAAAAGCAAAATCAGCTTTGCCCCGAATCCCGATGCCACCGACAAGACGTTTTTTCTGCATGGCGAAGATCTGAAACTGATCAGCGCCAAGATCAACGGCAAGCCGGTGACCGCTGACGTCACCGCGCAGGGTCTGACCTGCAGCGTGCCGACCAAACCCTTTGTCTGGGAATCCGAAGTCGAGATCGCGCCGGACAAGAACACCGCACTTGAGGGGCTTTATATGTCGAACGGCATGTATTGCACCCAATGCGAGGCCGAGGGGTTTCGCAAAATCACCTATTATCCCGACCGGCCCGACGTTATGTCGACCTTTACCGTCCGCATTGAGGGGCCGCACAATGTGCTGTTGTCCAACGGCAACCCCGAAAAATCCGGCAAGAATTGGGCCGAATGGCATGACCCCTGGCCCAAGCCGTCCTACCTTTTCGCGCTGGTCGCCGGCGAGTTGGTCAATTTCCCCGGCAGTTTCCGCACCTGTAGCGGCAACAAGGTCGAACTGAATATCTGGGTTCGTCCGGGGGATGAGAACAAATGCGCCTTTGGCATGGAGGCGCTGAAAAAGTCGATGCGCTGGGATGAAGAGGTATATGGTCGTGAATACGATCTGGACGTGTTCAACATCGTTGCGGTCGACGATTTCAACATGGGCGCGATGGAGAACAAGGGGCTGAACGTCTTCAACTCGTCTTGTGTTCTGGCCTCGCCCGAAACCTCGACAGATGCCAATTTCGAACGGATCGAGGCGATCATCGCACACGAATATTTCCACAACTGGACCGGCAACCGGATCACCTGCCGGGACTGGTTCCAGCTGTGCCTCAAGGAAGGGCTGACGGTATTTCGCGATTCGCAGTTCACCTCTGACATGCGCTCGGCCCCGGTCAAGCGTATCGGCGACGTGATGGACCTGCGCGGTCGCCAGTTCCCCGAGGATCAGGGGCCGTTGTCGCACCCTGTCCGCCCGGAATCGTTTCAAGAGATCAACAACTTCTACACCGCCACGGTGTACGAGAAAGGCGCCGAAGTGATCGGCATGCTCAAACGGCTGGTCGGCGATGAGGGTTATGCCGAGGCGCTGGAACTCTACTTTGCCCGCCACGACGGACAGGCCTGCACGATCGAGAACTGGCTCAAGGTGTTCGAAGATGTCACCGGCCGCGACCTGAGCCAATTCAAACGCTGGTACAGCCAGTCCGGCACGCCACGTCTGGCGGTGGACGAGGCATATGCCGACGGCACCTATACCTTGACGTTCCGCCAGAAAACGCCGCCCACGCCCGGCCAGGACGAAAAGCTGCCGCAGGTGCTGCCGATCGCCGTGGGCCTGCTGAACGACAACGGTGACGAGGTGGTCGAGACCACGTTGCTTGAGATGACCGAGGCCGAGCAAAGCTTTGAATTCAAGGGGCTGTCGGGCAAACCGGTGCCGTCAATCTTGCGCGGTTTTTCGGCACCTGTTGTGCTGGAACGCGCCTCTACTCATGCAGAACGTGCCTTTTTGCTGGCGCATGACACTGACCCGTTCAACCGTTGGGAGGTGTCGTACAATTTGGCCCGCGACGGTCTGGTGGCGATGGTCCGCGACGGCGCCGGCCCCGATCTGGCATGGATTGATGCACTGGCGCAGGTGATCCGCGACGACACGCTGGACCCCGCCTTTCGCGAACTGATGCTGAATGGGCCAAGCCAGTCAGAACTGGCGCAGGTATTGTTCGAGGCAGGAACCACGCCCGATCCCGACGCGATCTGGCAGGCCAGCGAGACGCTGAAGCAGGCGATGGCCGAGCGCTGGAGCGCGTTTCTGCCCTCGCTCGCCGAGGCGGCAAAGGTGACCGACGACTACACCCCCGATGCCGAACAAGTCGGCAAGCGGGCCCTGGGCGCGGCGGTTCTGTCGCTGCAGACCCGGCTGGACGGTGGCGCAGCGGCGCAGGCACAGTTTTCCGGTGCCGACAACATGACACTGCAATTGTCGGCGCTGTCCTGTCTGATCCGCGCCGGACAAGAGACCGACGCGCTGGCCGCGTTCGAAGAGCAATGGCAAGGCGACCGGCTGGTGATGGACAAATGGTTCGGTCTGCAGATTGGCGCGACCGCCCCCGTCAATGCGGCGGCACGCGCCGAGGCGTTGACCGGCCACGCCGCGTTTGACTGGAAGAACCCGAACCGGTTCCGTGCTGTCTTTGGCGCATTGGCGATGAATCACGCCGGTTTTCACCGCAAGGACGGCAAGGGCTATGCCCTGCTGGCCGATGCGCTGATCCGGCTGGACGCGATGAACCCGCAAACCACTGCCCGGATGTGTTCGGCGTTTCAGACCTGGCGGCGGTACGATGCTGATCGGCAGGCGCTGATGCAAGCGGCGCTCGAACGGATCGCGGGCCAGCCGAACCTGAGCCGCGATACAACAGAAATGGTGTCGAGGATTCTGGGATGA
- a CDS encoding gamma-glutamyl-gamma-aminobutyrate hydrolase family protein has product MTRPIVGIIGNQHLLNDQYLAHAGGSMNSEAVAQVADCVPLLIPADPRYMAVEELLDACDGFLLTGGRPNVHPEEYGEVETAAHGAFDRARDAIALPLVRACVERGQPFFGVCRGFQEVNVAMGGSLYPEIRDLPGRMNHRMPPDGTQEEKFALRHMVEFSDNGPFHRLLGAREVMTNTLHGQGIKRAGARIIIDGFAPDGTPEATYVEGAPGFTMSVQWHPEWDAANDPVSRPLFTAFGDAVRRWAAARHMPGRRSA; this is encoded by the coding sequence ATGACCCGCCCGATCGTCGGTATTATCGGCAACCAGCATCTTTTGAACGACCAGTACCTCGCGCATGCAGGCGGGTCGATGAACTCCGAAGCGGTGGCGCAGGTCGCGGATTGCGTGCCGCTGCTGATCCCTGCCGATCCGCGCTATATGGCGGTCGAGGAATTGCTGGACGCCTGCGACGGTTTTCTGCTGACCGGCGGGCGACCCAACGTCCACCCGGAAGAATACGGTGAGGTCGAGACGGCGGCGCATGGTGCCTTTGATCGGGCGCGCGATGCCATTGCACTGCCACTGGTGCGCGCCTGTGTCGAACGCGGGCAGCCGTTCTTTGGCGTCTGCCGCGGCTTTCAAGAGGTGAACGTGGCGATGGGCGGTTCACTCTATCCCGAGATTCGCGATCTGCCGGGACGGATGAACCACCGGATGCCACCCGACGGCACGCAGGAAGAGAAATTTGCCCTGCGTCATATGGTTGAATTCTCGGACAACGGTCCGTTTCACCGGCTTTTGGGCGCGCGTGAAGTGATGACGAACACGCTGCACGGGCAGGGGATCAAGCGCGCGGGCGCGCGGATTATCATTGATGGCTTTGCGCCCGACGGTACCCCCGAAGCGACCTATGTTGAGGGCGCGCCGGGGTTCACCATGTCGGTTCAGTGGCACCCGGAATGGGATGCGGCCAATGATCCGGTATCGCGCCCGCTGTTCACCGCCTTTGGCGATGCCGTGCGGCGCTGGGCGGCGGCGCGACACATGCCGGGGCGACGGTCAGCCTGA